The genomic interval AGTTTTAGATCATTAGTGAGCTTGGTGAATATTAACATTAGGAAGCCCATCACTTGCCTAATCAGCTAATGAATGAAGCATTTAAATACACACTGTCCCTCTCACAACCCATAACAACCAACTGCATCCTGATGCAAACCTAACTGTCACCTACCCCAGGTCCATGACATCGAATGGAAGTAAAACCCAGGCGCATATTCATCACACCTGATTCCCAACTTCAACATTGTTTCTTTACCCAAAACAACCTAAACCAACCAAAATGCCTCCTGCCCTGGTCCATGACACTGAGTTGAGGTTGAGCCCATGGTCATATCCACCTCAGCAAATAACCAAGTTGAACACTGCTTCTTTGGCCTAGCTGGAACGGTTCAAGTATCATCCAAGTCTTCGGCTGCAAAATCTCTTACCAAATCATATATTCCTGCAATAAGCCCAGCATAAATAACATTTATTAACTGACTGGATGAAAACACCTGCATATGAAAGATATGGCAATGTTCTGTTAGAGGAGTGGATAGGAGCTGTCAATTATATCTTGAGAACCGCTTCACACTGGTCGGGTTGGTTTTTCCACAAAAACAGCCCTCCATTCATCTCAAGCCACGTAGGATAAAACACTCTACGAGAAATACACCCCACCATAGACAATCACCTCGTACGTGCTAGCCTTCTCTTCCTCGCTGGTCTCTCTGCCTTCAATCTGACTCCGACACAAGCATCTCAGTCTGACGCCGACGCCAACTCAACCATCTTAGTCCGACACATCTCTATCGTCGATCTCCCCCATCTCTGTCGATCATCTCcatcaaaacccaatcaaaccaaaatcaacccacgatcaaaccaaaatcaaccGACAATAAAACCATAATCCATTCAAAATTACAGTGAAACCATCTCAAACCCACAATTTCAGATTATCAAGTACAAAGAATAAGCTCAAAATCACAGTGAAACCATTGCAAACCCACAATCTCGAGTTGAGCTTCGACTTTGGGTTGAGCTTCGACTTTAGGCCCCATACTTACCTCCTCCGAAATCTCCCTCACCAAGTGGAGGGGGCGCGGGTCGAGGCTTAGGACAGGCGTAGCTACTGTATTCAGTCTCAAGGGCCTCATCGCGACAAGAGGAGGGCTCGACATAGGAGGTGTATTGGGGGCGATCATAGTCAAAGTCATCGAAAGGCGTGGAGGAGGAGAGAGGGTAGCAGGTCTCATCGGACGACAGGAGAGGCTGTCGCAGGTGAGCACGATGTCATAACCGCCCCTGTACGGTGCGAAGGACGAAGGGGGTGCGAGGATTTCTGTGATTGAAATCAGTTTTTTGATGTTTGCTGGTTTAGAATAGATATGATGGCTGCTTTTGTGTAAAAACCAGCCAGACCGACTCTAAGGATTTCTCTTATATCTTATGAAGTTGTTTCCTTTTGAAGGTTTTGGCACAATAGGCATTTTGTTGCAATTATATAGAATGAAATTGCAGTAATGATAGTCATGGCTAGTTTCTTTGGGAGTAGCATTCAAGGTGTGACTGGCATTGAAGAGTGCTAAAGCTAGAGAAGTGGACATTTGCAAAGAAAAGGGGGAAGGCATGTGGATTTCAAATGAATCTAAACATGAGATCTATACCAGATGTCCCATCATAATGTCTATTAATAGCAAGAAGACATTCACCTACAAATTTTGCTGCTTACAAACGGTCTAAACACACCCCTTATTTGTGAAACcaattataattatacaaaaaatattcacaTCCATAGCACTCAGGCAATTAGGTCACCATGACCTCGCCATCAAGAAATCTACTCTCACAAGATTTTGGCTAAATATAAagactaaaatatttaaagattaaTCTCAGTTCTAGTTCTTATGTATAGTTCACTAGTTGCCAAAAAAAGGTCCAAATCTTGCACTTAAGAGTACCAATTAGAGAAAACGTTGAAGAAAATTTCGGATCTCATCAATATAAGGAGGCCGCGTAGGAATGATATGACCGCAGTCATGCTCAATAATCACACGACAACCATCATCAAACAAAGAAGCAAGGTCCCTGCTAGCCTGGTTTGCAATCTGCCTGTCCTTCCCATGGTCACTGCCGAAAATGTGAAGCGAAGGGCAATTGATCCGTTTACACTCAAGCTCTGGTAATTTAAGAGCAAATCCAGAgcacaaaatcacaaatctaAAATCCATTTCACCTGTTAGCCTCCCTTCTTGTGCAGACACTAAAGCAGCAGCCATTGCGGCTCCCTGAGAAAATCCCAATATCCCATCAAATGGCCCTTCCTGAGAGAACACGGTCTTCAAGTATGCCAGTGATGCCTCAAAGCCATCAGTTTGTTGCTGGTACTGGAGAGGATCAAATGGACAATCTGCAATTTTCCAATCTGCTTCACTCCTTCCATTGAAATCAGGTGCCACTAACCATCCATACTTTTTCTTGCAATTCTCAGATGGTGGAGGATGGGTTCGTTCGAATGAAGGTGATGGGCAATCTCCATGCGACTCTGTGAAGCAGGGCTGGTAGATGTATGGTAATTCATGAGGTGCGTCAACAAATACGAGCTCAACAAAGGTTTTGAGCTTTTTGGCTAATGATGCAGTTCTTCCTTTAAAACTGGAGGCATTCTGCCGAAAGCCGTGCaggcataatatttttatttttcttcgaGGTTGGTTATCTACAATGTATCAGGATGTTAGGAAGAACACAAGGAAGCCAAAACATGGACCCTCAACCTTCAACTCTTCGGAATTAAAGAAAGCCACTAATCACTAAATGAATTTTCTAATTTAACCactgaaaaaaaggaaaaacacaaaaaatattataccaTTGTTAAAAAGACTGTtctgattcatccaaataagggaaaataagagaaaatagtGTTCCTGAAAGTTACAGATTTGGCTAATATGTACTGGGGTCTACGTGTGTATGATAAGTGTTTACTGCCAGCAACAGAGAATCAGGAATATTGATTAATTTGCTCTGGCTAGTCGGGACAGAAAGGGCATTTAGAGTGATGTAAATTTCAGACCTTACCATGGCTCCAAGACACTTGACGTGAGAGCTCTGTATCTGAGAAAACAGTTTTAAGCTCTTCTGATGATACTGCTTGTGTTTCGCCATTTTTGATTGATGGCACTGATCCAACACCCTTCCCATGTTTCTGGCAAAGCTCACAAACATATAGAGATCTCTCCTTCTGCTGACCATGATAACaaaattcagaagaaaaaaatacaaggtATGAAGCACTTACAATCATTTAAAACCAAGACAAAGGGAAATCTAAAATAGCTCAGCCAATTTCTAATCATGAGAAGGATTATTTGCCTGTACCCTGCAACTACCACAGACCAAAACTAGCATCCTACAATGGGTGCATCGGCAGCGTGAAGAATAATCATCAAATGCAGAGCCACAAAGTAGGCAGGTGGAAATGACACTCGCATCCGAGCTCCCAACTGATATCCTACCagccacaaaacaaaaaattttaggaATCAAAGTTTTTCATTTTACGAGTAAAAAGAGTAGGAATTACGTTTGCAACATTGTCAATGTTATTTTCAGCAGTTCTCACAATGTAAGTTGCATATGtatcattgataaaaaaaaaaagttatgtatCAAAAAAGCCTATATTCCAATATAGCACGAGTCAtttacattttccttttttgcttGGCATATTTAAGCACACACCCATGGGGCAtgtcatttactttttttcaatgtTAATAAAACTAGATAAGGATCATCAAAAGAGGACAcaacaataatatcataaaggaagaaaaaaataacaaaaaattgatacatagaagaaaaaaaaatcaaaatggaaAGATCCCgaagttaaaagaaaaatggaaacaaaaattataagcatccTATagttaagaatattaatgacaTCAAAGAGACAGACTTAAGAACCAAATAAAGGGTGAACCCCGTCTGCATGTCATTTactacacacacatatatgtacataaacatcccaaaaaattcaaatgtttgatGTTCAAACCATGAGATTCTCATCTCAATAGCGATTCTCATCTTAATAGCGTATCTATTTGGTAAAACCtctgttcttttcttctttctttcttttttttttttttttgggtaaaacaAAGGGAAAGCCTCTTCTTAGGTGTTTAATCTAGCAAATCTAGGGCTCTCAAAAGAACCTGGAAACCAAAGGCAGTTTTATTGTTACATAAAAAGTGAAGGGTCCATACATAGATAGCTGTCACAACCACTAtttactaatttatttataacatgaaaaattcactatttataagatgataaaacCTTTAAGCCAACCAGCACAAAACCATAGCCCTTGAAGTCTATGTAAAACCATGTATatcatcataattaaaataattataaagattCAAATCACTTGCTTAGTACTCTGGAACCCAAGCTCGTGAACAAGGACATCTAGTATGTCTCTTTTAGGTTGAGATAATGAGAAACAAGAGACTATCTCAACTAATTTCTTTGGGAAACATTGTGACAGTTTTTAGAAACGTATTTCCAATAGAGGCTTTGAATATGtaactgatatgaacccgtgggaatggaatcccatAGTAAAACTTGAAAATTCAAATTGGATGTACCATATTCCAGACCTGACATGATAGGTAGCAGCAGTATCTGTATAAATAAGTAGAGGCATTGAGAGATTAAAACAACATACCGATggtcaaaaacaaaattctttcctttgaaaaaacCACCATCCGGAAATTGTTCCAAATAACGCTGTATCCCACCAAATAACTGCAATAAATTTTTTGCTAAGTCAAACAACTGCAACAATGACCATATTGTCAACAAATATAATCATTATCACCATTAATAAGAGCCATGTTTTTATGCCATTTTATCAAGGAAAgtatgttttttatatatacatattctaTCTTTATGTAGATAACACCCAAACAAAATATAGAGGTATGTATGATGTCATGAGTTCTAGCAGATCTCTATAAAACAATAAGATGACCAAACAAAATAGTTACTCGGGTAAATATGGTAATGCAATCCTTGTCTTgggaaagataatgaaaatgaaaaatagaccACAAATTCATGAGCTTTTCAAATAAGCTTATCGTAGTCTATGGTTCATGACTAGGAAGCACTAATACAAATACGGAATACACAAGTATCAATTCTCTAAAATTTAAGATATGATACAATATGGGTTCTCTAATGTATTGAGAtataagtaaatattttataaatatataatatgcttagCCTTACTTCAACAGAAAAATCAAAAGGCTAGAAGGCATCAAATgtgtcaaaataataaaattaactaagAAGCTATTAATGAGAGAGAGCATTTatcaagagagagagggagatagcAAACAAGTATCCTGCTGTATCCAAGATTATCCCATCAGATACATACTGGATATGGATACAGCAACTATTGAAGTATATGTACTCCTATGGCGAGGAAAAAATTTCCAAGAAAACAACAGAAATTAGCAACATCACCAatagaaaaaattgttttggggAAGAAAACTTTCTCTGCAGGAGCTCACCTGAAACACATTCTCAAACCCAGCACCTTTAGACCTAATATAGGCCGATGCCATCTCACACCTAATTCCGCCAGTGCAGTACCTGAAACATAAACAACGAACCAGGAGCCAAAATGAAGTATGCATCACAGGATTAGAAAAAACAGAAATGACTCGGAAGTAGTATTGCCCATATACAAAGAAGTCAGTATATAAGAAATGCTTGTCGTGGTAGTCCATAGTTAAATTACCATTCCGAGCAAGGTACATTAGAAAAACTATATAAGTAACATATTGGCTTTTCCAATCAATCAGTAAGCAATTGACAAAATGTAAAACCCCtgaaatgcaaataaaaaagttaaaaaatgaactGCACTGAACTTATTACAAGTACTTTCTCAAACAGCTACAATCTCCTAGACTCAACTGCAGAAATATAAATCAATAGAAATATATGAGCTACTCACTTGAGCATTGGCTTCTGTAAATTAAAACTGAGGGTACTAACATATGGTGCAAGAAACAGTATCAAAACTGCTGGGTCTTGTTTGGTGTTCATGAAGGGAAATGAATGCTCACATTTTTTAGGCTTAAGAAGCTTCTGTTGTGGATTTGAAGCTGCTACTTCTcttaatttaatactttttttggCATTTCTCCGGTATATTTCCCATGCATTAGATTGCActtttctttgcttttaataataaaaaaaaatagtggcaACAAGGCTTTCTACACAAGGAAACAccattttttgataagtgataaACAAAACAGCAATGGGAAACACACAGACAAATGTTATAAACAACATAAACATAAGCAGGCTCCACAAATAGCTAGAGATAAGACACATACATCATGTTGTCCCAACCTAAATCTCTACCAAAAGCTGAAGTGCAGATAGAATCATTTGTCTCAACAAATATGTATCAAAACAATATGCAccccaggaaaaaaaatttccaaaaataTGTTACACGATAATGTTGTTCCAGCTATGCAGTAAGATAAATAGAAAGTGAATAGCAGGAAACATCCAGAAGAGTAAGAGTTCCAGAGGTGAACTTACATAAGAACACATTTCCCTTTCAATTGCTCGGAGTTATCATCAATCCATGAGGATAGATCACTATACTGCCTAATTCCCGGATCTAAAGTTTCCACGTTTGGTGCATGGAATTTCCCAATTCTTgtctcatataaattccttgcaTCCAATAAAACAAGTCCTTCGGTGTCTGCAGGACTTTCTTTCTCCAAAAGTTGTCCTGGCAAACATATGCGCAATCAGAAGATGACAATTGCAATTTCCAATTATTTCCTccataagagagagagagagagagagagagagagagagaagcatatTCAAGAGCTTCTGTGTGCCAAAACCAAATAACTTACCAGCACTCTGAAGGGCAGAATGAAAATCAACTGCAGAGAGATGTGTCCCAGCATTAGAAATTTCAGGTGACTTTAACAGGGGTTGAGAACTAAGCGTAACCAGATCCTGAAAATGAGGTAAAGTTATGTTATTAAATGGTTGAAGGAAATTTACATTAAACATTgcaattatttgaattaaattgGTAGTTTTTTGGTGAATTAGTTACGTGATGCCATATCATCTTCATCTGTTTGATCCCTTGACTGCCCAAAATCTTTCCTCCGTGCTTGTCTTCAATTTTCCTATAATTAATTGGAAGTAAAATGACCTTTACAATAACTTTGTAATAGTCATGGAGGTACAGCGCAATTAGACCTAACCAATTGGaggtaaattttaatttcaacctCTAAACAAATGAATTCCTTATGGTCATTGTGTGAGGAATTATGCAAAAATATCAGCCTCCACACCAGAAAGTTCAATCTCACACTGCTAACAACAGATGAcgaatgatggtttataacagTCTAAGCTATTCTGGGAATCGAGTAATCCTTTTGGGGTGGGCTTGGGAGTGTATTTACGGACCCCATCCTTCTCCCCTCTCCTTACGGTTACTTAGCAAAACGAAACGCCACAGAAAGCTTACGTCATGAAGAAGTCTCTCTAGTATCCCATGacataatgaagaaaaataagaatttaaatcttcaatttaaaataagataaaactaAATATAGATTAATCATAGCTAAAGTTTTCAAAAAAGCACAAAGGAACCATGAAAGAAAATCGTGTATGCAAATGTAGCCCTTTCAATTTTGCAAGTAAAAAGAGAATTCATTAGAAAGGGGAGTCATGTACAGGGTGTGTATAAAAAGTCTTCAAGCCTActcaagaagaaaaatcaatcACAATTACCTTGACGACTCGAATAGAAAGAGAAGTGAACCCACATTCCTTTGCAACCTTGTCATTCAGTGGGTGATCACAAGTCGCGAGCTTGAAGTCAGTCCCTTCAAACAACATATTTGACATGACAGCAGCAATGTGTTTCTCCAACAAGGACAACTTCCCACCAACCTACTCACGTACCAATCACAATAACTCATCAAAGCGAGACAGAAGAACATATGTTAATGCCGCACTTGGTAAAGAATCTTTGTATTCTCTCGGGAAACAGGAGAGTGAAGAGGGAAAGGAGGGGCCTACAGTGACATTGACGCCTTGTGGTGAGAGGCGGACACGGCCGAGGAGACCGAGGGAGTTGCAGTTGGACTCGTAGAAGGCAACGAGATCGTTCAGGTCGGGGATTTCTGTGTACTTGTAGTAGAGGAGGACACCATACTGCTGTCGGTCTTGCTCTTCGGCATGGGTCTTCGCCATTGCTAGGGTTTCTACGGCAGCTATCTTTGAGTTGCAGGCTAATAtggtggaggaagaagaaggtgaGACCGGAACTCTCATTGGGCCCAATATATTGGAAAATTCTTTTCTGCCCTTGATACTTCTTCTGTATTAtcatcctttttttctttttttaaatatttctacaaagttcaaatagacaaattttatataagtctttttaaaaaaaaatagatctcaccataaaaaaatataaaaaaaacttatcattTATTAGTatgattcacttttttaaaaaaatcttatattagACTTATCTATTTAGGACTTGAACCaacattactcttttctttagccCAATTTTATACTATGCTATTAGGGGTGAGAATCGGCCGGTCCAAACCAGAAAAACTGACCGGACCAGCCAATTCGgtccggactggaccggaccgagagTGGTTCAGGTCCGGTTCAGTCCGAAATTCaaaggactgaatgaatttGGTCTGGTCCACGGTCCGGTGGTTTTTcgaaccagaccggaccgaattaaatatatatatatatataatttaataatttatatatattaagtatataattttcatttgacTAATTAACATAATCCTATCACTAACTCatcattaagtaattattaactaatactaatatttataattttatactaatagtaatatttataattttatagtaatactaaattactaatatttatactaatacaagtattatattaatagtctagactctacttctagactctaatatggtattaaaaaaaatatatactaatagtatattagtaatagtctaatatagactaagactatagttaatagttatagttatagtaatatagttataacttatactaaatcactataactaatattagtatatactaacatatagctatactatattactaatagtctagtactaatactattaatctattatatagttataacttatattaatcatgattgataataactaatcactataagtctatagtattaatgtattattatataatatatagtattagtatcactatatcattgtaatatatatatatatatatatattatatacacacactataagtctatatagtattagtatactaacagactctaatatgatattaaaaaaatatatactaatcacttatattaatcatgattgataataattaatcactataagtctatagtattaaattattaatgtattattaaaattaatgtatagtctatagtattaaattagtactattaatattaatgtattaaattattaatgaggGGGAGATACGGATACCTCATCTGCCAACTGCCAAGAagccaaaacggcgccgtttagtATAAAATAGGACCTAGACGGAGTCGTTTAAGTCCAGGAGGGGCAGAATTTTGAAACTGAGTTGCgtgtcagttttttttttttaataaaccgtTTGTTAAAACAACGCCGTTTGGGtccaatttcaatccaaacggcaCCGTTTCAATATtagttccccccccccctcagTGCCCTCACTTCCCCAGTTCGCCCCCCTCTCCCCCGAAAGGCGATTTTGCGATTCGGAAAAACTCTAGCCGTCGCATCCCCCCTCCTCCAGCCCCTCGGTCGCCTCCCTCCGTCGAGTATTTTggcactctctttctctctctctctctctggtatTTAATCTTCGCGTATTTTGATGGTGTTGAGTCTTGACTCTCGTTGGgtgttgattttggtttttatcGCTGGATGCCGATTGTCAATTTGTCATGACCCAGTGTAATTCGGTGACTCTTGACTCTTGTTGTGAACTTGTGTCATGTGTGGCAAAAAAGGGATTTACATAAAACTTACGGGTCAGGGACtccgacatttttttttttttttggttgaagcTTTTTTGTTGGTTGAAGCACAATAGTAGTATTGTGTGATTTTTAGCACTGTTGCATTTTAGGCTTTCTTGGAATGAATATgagcatatatatgtatgtataaatatatgagtTGAGAATCTAAGATGCATAtaatttgtagaaaaatataactcatatatatattttatatatatacatacatatatatgctcatatatattatatagttgaGATGCATGAATTTACAAGGCTttaacattatatattaatgcttgttttctaattattttgttcttttgtttttttgtcttGTTTGTCCTGAATCCATTTTATAGATGGAGTCTTCTACAAATGATGTGCAAGAGTCAATACCAAACAtgcccccacccccacccccactcCCATCCAATGTAAGTGATCAATCAGTTGGTGGGTCACAAAGAGGTAGAGTTAGGTCTTTTGTTTgggatcactttacaaaaattcCCAAAGGCGATCCAAGTAAACTAGGGCtgcatgtaattattgtggtgcTTCGTATGCATGTGATACGAAGACCAATGGTATGAAAAATATGAAGTATCACATTGAGCACCAATGTAAGAAATGTCCATTTAAGAAAACGGATAAATCTCAGACGACTTTAGGTTGGAAGGTGGAGGGAGGAAGTGGTAGTGAGACTTGTGCCTATTGcatttagtgttgaggcttACCGACAAGCCTTAGCAGAgatgattattcttgatgagttgcccTTTAGGCATGCTGAAGGGGAGGGTTTCAGGAAGTTTATGCTTGTGGTTTGCCCTAAGTGGGTAGAGATTCCATTCCGTATGACGGTTGCCAATGattgctttaatttgtttttaaaagaaaaataaaaattgagaaatgctCTTCGAGGGCAGCGAGTTTCTCTCACCATggatacatggacatccgtGCAAAATCTTAAACTATAGGTGTCTCACagcacattttattgatgatgactggAAGTTACACAAAatgattctttccttttgtttggttgaaaatcacAAGGGTGATACCCTTGGTAAGGGCATAGAGATGTGTTTGCATGATTGGGACGACAAAAAATACTTGCACtcacacttgataatgcaatttctaataatgtggttgtttcttatttgaaaaaaaaaacaaagtatagGAGAGACACGATcttggaacatgaattcttacatgttcgatgttgtgcccACATTTTGAACTTAATCGTTCGTGAGGGATTAAAAGAATATGATGAGTCTATTGCGAAGGTTAGGGGTGTTGTGAAGTATGTTAAATCCTCCCCTCAAATGTGGAGTACATTTCAGAAATGTGTGGGGTTAGAAGATATTCAATCTAAAATTCAAGTTTGCCTAGATGTACCGACTAGGTGGAACTCCACCTATTTTATGTTGGAAAGagcttcaaaatttaaaagggcttttgatcggttggaggaagaagatccGTGCTTCCTTAGTAGTAttagagatgatgatgacgacgatGTCGATGATGAAAATGTAGACCATGTGGTGAATACgagaaagtcaaagaagttagggcctcccaatGCATCCAATTGGGCGAAGGTTCAGTTGTTTGTGAGGTTCCTTGCATTATTTCatgatgtaattttaaaattctcgGGGGGTGGAtatgtaatttgtaattttttttttccggagTTGGTTATTATTAAAGATGTCATTAACATGGAGTGTGAAGAATGAAATCCCGTGGTAGGATAAATGGCCACAAATATAAAGAGAAAG from Juglans microcarpa x Juglans regia isolate MS1-56 chromosome 4S, Jm3101_v1.0, whole genome shotgun sequence carries:
- the LOC121261931 gene encoding rhodanese-like domain-containing protein 6 isoform X4, yielding MRVPVSPSSSSTILACNSKIAAVETLAMAKTHAEEQDRQQYGVLLYYKYTEIPDLNDLVAFYESNCNSLGLLGRVRLSPQGVNVTVGGKLSLLEKHIAAVMSNMLFEGTDFKLATCDHPLNDKVAKECGFTSLSIRVVKDLVTLSSQPLLKSPEISNAGTHLSAVDFHSALQSAGQLLEKESPADTEGLVLLDARNLYETRIGKFHAPNVETLDPGIRQYSDLSSWIDDNSEQLKGKCVLMYCTGGIRCEMASAYIRSKGAGFENVFQLFGGIQRYLEQFPDGGFFKGKNFVFDHRISVGSSDASVISTCLLCGSAFDDYSSRCRCTHCRMLVLVCGSCRKERSLYVCELCQKHGKGVGSVPSIKNGETQAVSSEELKTVFSDTELSRQVSWSHDNQPRRKIKILCLHGFRQNASSFKGRTASLAKKLKTFVELVFVDAPHELPYIYQPCFTESHGDCPSPSFERTHPPPSENCKKKYGWLVAPDFNGRSEADWKIADCPFDPLQYQQQTDGFEASLAYLKTVFSQEGPFDGILGFSQGAAMAAALVSAQEGRLTGEMDFRFVILCSGFALKLPELECKRINCPSLHIFGSDHGKDRQIANQASRDLASLFDDGCRVIIEHDCGHIIPTRPPYIDEIRNFLQRFL